The following are encoded together in the Mesoterricola sediminis genome:
- a CDS encoding TlpA family protein disulfide reductase, which yields MKTLLLLPLVVAPLAARPADPAQQVLDHAKARVAAIAKARAAWIEAGNPSQAFRPELGKDLAQAAARLAREKRPPVRRALLVTRLLFRKLARELPSAGELADVRREVPATDPAWTVDLGLLGAAEGWDPQAFGPYVAQARAAHPDGALRRHLLFSHFTDMIDTSTEQDWRPSYAMLLKDFPDSPEAAKARARLDSESLTAVGAPAPAFDLPSLDDPDQRLTPATFKGGYVLVDFWASWCPDCVREMPGMHRAWARFKEKGLAILSLSLDRKAEHIAKYRAVGETPMPWRHAFLEGGWKNPVCAAWGVMSIPKPVLVGPDGRIVASGADLRGEALERTLAKFLEPR from the coding sequence ATGAAGACCCTCCTCCTGCTCCCCCTCGTCGTCGCCCCCCTCGCGGCCCGTCCCGCCGACCCCGCCCAGCAGGTCCTGGACCACGCCAAGGCCCGGGTCGCCGCCATCGCCAAGGCGCGGGCGGCCTGGATCGAGGCGGGCAACCCCTCCCAGGCCTTCCGGCCCGAGCTGGGCAAGGACCTGGCCCAGGCCGCGGCCCGCCTCGCCCGCGAGAAGCGGCCTCCTGTCCGCCGGGCCCTCCTGGTCACGCGGCTCCTCTTCCGGAAGCTGGCCCGGGAGCTGCCCTCGGCCGGGGAACTCGCCGACGTCCGGCGCGAGGTGCCCGCCACGGATCCGGCCTGGACCGTGGACCTGGGCCTCCTGGGCGCCGCCGAGGGATGGGACCCCCAGGCCTTCGGGCCCTACGTGGCCCAGGCCCGGGCCGCCCACCCCGACGGGGCCCTCCGCCGCCACCTCCTCTTCAGCCACTTCACGGACATGATCGACACCAGCACGGAGCAGGACTGGCGGCCCTCGTACGCCATGCTGCTCAAGGACTTCCCCGACAGCCCCGAGGCGGCCAAGGCCCGCGCGCGCCTGGACAGCGAGTCCCTCACCGCCGTGGGCGCCCCGGCCCCCGCCTTCGACCTGCCCAGCCTGGACGACCCCGACCAGCGCCTGACCCCCGCGACCTTCAAGGGGGGCTACGTCCTCGTGGACTTCTGGGCCTCCTGGTGCCCGGACTGCGTCCGCGAGATGCCCGGCATGCACCGGGCCTGGGCCCGCTTCAAGGAGAAGGGCCTGGCCATCCTCAGCCTGAGCCTGGACCGGAAGGCGGAGCACATCGCCAAGTACCGGGCCGTGGGCGAGACGCCCATGCCCTGGCGCCACGCCTTCCTGGAGGGCGGCTGGAAGAACCCCGTCTGCGCGGCCTGGGGGGTGATGAGCATCCCCAAGCCGGTGCTGGTCGGCCCCGACGGGCGCATCGTCGCCAGCGGCGCGGACCTCCGGGGCGAGGCCCTGGAGCGGACCCTCGCCAAGTTCCTCGAGCCGCGGTAG
- a CDS encoding tetratricopeptide repeat protein, whose translation MRLINLLFIALIAFALMSVGYVYMRNTAVLGLDVMLWSDASVRVSSLLIGAFLLGFVLNILYTGIMELSRFVKGINASAATRAGKRLSSLLHEARELLAHGLPGHARQVLESVIRERADHEAANLLLAEALMKLGEYDTAVKHLEAWCLTHPDDVEFHYLLADALVADRNPDGATSLLKRLAGDHPKQGLRALRKLRTLHMDAGRWEEALDVHKRLVSRFVKEVNAQERAQGTALLYQVAMNKIEADQFREAVPILQQILKEDTDFVPAYLSLGRCMILQDQEPQGIEIWLEGFRTTGEGALLQELEDFYIQSGKPDEGLGVLRRVAATSEFTTTAKFFLGKMLYRLEILDEALVLFQEVRTQVVYSPILFFFMAKIHARRGRNEQALNEYRQLLRNLGILRQRFECSVCGQKTPDYVDRCEACGSWNASHFMFKENELPDMGLRQETGPWV comes from the coding sequence ATGCGCCTGATCAACCTCCTCTTCATCGCCCTCATCGCCTTCGCGCTGATGTCGGTCGGCTACGTCTACATGCGCAACACCGCGGTGCTGGGCCTGGACGTGATGCTGTGGAGCGACGCGAGCGTGCGCGTCTCCTCCCTCCTCATCGGCGCCTTCCTGCTGGGGTTCGTGCTCAACATCCTCTACACGGGGATCATGGAGCTCAGCCGCTTCGTGAAGGGCATCAACGCCTCCGCCGCGACCCGCGCCGGCAAGCGCCTCTCCAGCCTCCTCCACGAGGCCCGGGAGCTGCTGGCCCACGGCCTCCCCGGCCACGCGCGCCAGGTGCTGGAGAGCGTCATCCGCGAGCGCGCCGACCACGAGGCCGCCAACCTCCTCCTGGCCGAGGCCCTCATGAAGCTCGGGGAGTACGACACGGCGGTGAAGCACCTGGAGGCCTGGTGCCTGACCCATCCCGACGACGTGGAGTTCCACTACCTCCTCGCCGACGCGCTCGTCGCCGACCGGAACCCCGACGGGGCCACCTCCCTCCTGAAGCGCCTCGCGGGCGACCACCCCAAGCAGGGCCTCCGGGCCCTCCGGAAGCTGCGCACCCTGCACATGGACGCGGGACGCTGGGAGGAGGCGCTGGACGTCCACAAGCGCCTCGTGAGCCGCTTCGTCAAGGAGGTGAACGCCCAGGAACGCGCCCAGGGCACCGCCCTCCTCTACCAGGTCGCCATGAACAAGATCGAGGCCGACCAGTTCCGCGAGGCCGTGCCGATCCTGCAGCAGATCCTCAAGGAGGACACGGACTTCGTCCCCGCCTACCTGTCGCTGGGACGCTGCATGATCCTCCAGGACCAGGAGCCCCAGGGCATCGAGATCTGGCTGGAGGGCTTCCGCACCACCGGCGAAGGCGCCCTCCTCCAGGAGCTGGAGGACTTCTACATCCAGAGCGGCAAGCCCGACGAGGGCCTCGGCGTCCTGCGCCGGGTGGCCGCCACCAGCGAGTTCACCACGACGGCCAAGTTCTTCCTCGGGAAGATGCTGTACCGCCTGGAGATCCTGGACGAGGCCCTCGTCCTCTTCCAGGAGGTGCGCACCCAGGTGGTCTACTCCCCCATCCTCTTCTTCTTCATGGCCAAGATCCACGCCCGCCGGGGCCGGAACGAGCAGGCCCTGAACGAGTACCGCCAGCTCCTGCGGAACCTGGGGATCCTCCGCCAGCGCTTCGAGTGCAGCGTCTGCGGCCAGAAGACCCCCGACTACGTGGACCGCTGCGAGGCCTGCGGCAGCTGGAACGCGAGCCACTTCATGTTCAAGGAGAACGAGCTCCCCGACATGGGCCTCCGCCAGGAGACCGGCCCCTGGGTCTGA
- a CDS encoding uracil-DNA glycosylase has protein sequence MTGLLHPWRDTLQDLGVVGLIPPPYQPPAAPDIPPIQAAPVPAGKASPVPTPAVKAAPVPPRPTPAAPPLGAGPSPEAVQAAPDLAALEACTGGCLACPLGSNRMKFVFGEGSPRARLMFVGEGPGRDEDLQGRPFVGRAGELLDKMIVAMGFRREDVYICNVVKCRPPDNRTPTPAEAQRCLPYLRRQIELVRPQVIVTLGATPLRELVGVQAGITRIRGQWQRLEMLGGIPVMPTFHPAYVLRQYTQEVRAAVWGDLKAVRTWLDEHPGGAD, from the coding sequence ATGACCGGGCTTCTCCACCCTTGGCGCGACACCCTCCAGGACCTGGGGGTGGTGGGCCTCATCCCTCCACCCTACCAACCCCCGGCCGCGCCCGACATCCCCCCCATCCAGGCGGCGCCCGTCCCCGCCGGGAAGGCTTCGCCCGTTCCCACCCCCGCTGTGAAGGCCGCGCCGGTCCCGCCCCGCCCCACCCCGGCGGCCCCGCCCCTGGGGGCCGGGCCCTCCCCGGAGGCCGTGCAGGCCGCGCCGGACCTGGCGGCGCTGGAGGCGTGCACCGGGGGCTGCCTGGCTTGCCCGCTCGGCTCCAACCGCATGAAGTTCGTCTTCGGCGAGGGGTCCCCCCGGGCCCGCCTCATGTTCGTGGGCGAGGGTCCCGGCCGGGACGAGGACCTCCAGGGCCGGCCCTTCGTGGGCCGCGCGGGGGAGCTCCTGGACAAGATGATCGTGGCCATGGGGTTCCGCCGGGAGGACGTCTACATCTGCAACGTGGTGAAGTGCCGCCCCCCCGACAACCGCACCCCCACCCCCGCCGAGGCCCAGCGGTGCCTCCCCTACCTGCGGCGCCAGATCGAGCTGGTGCGCCCCCAGGTCATCGTGACGCTGGGCGCGACCCCCCTCCGGGAGCTGGTCGGCGTCCAGGCCGGGATCACCCGAATCCGGGGCCAGTGGCAGCGCCTCGAGATGCTGGGGGGCATTCCGGTGATGCCGACCTTCCATCCCGCCTACGTGCTCCGGCAGTACACCCAGGAGGTGCGCGCGGCCGTCTGGGGCGACCTCAAGGCCGTCCGGACCTGGCTGGACGAGCATCCCGGAGGCGCGGATTGA
- a CDS encoding RNA polymerase sigma factor: MEPFNPPDLPFGENADFHEIFSALYPRLVSYARRYGATYPEDIAQEAFVILMQRETPVEHPTAYLYGTVRTLSLTERRPLKNQSISLEAVMEQGKGPDADDELLSQEVRERMKTLSPTFRETLWLFVVEDLSIRQIADILDIPEATVKTRIHRAKAHLRNQLNSSGSSGGLHVLA, from the coding sequence ATGGAGCCGTTCAATCCGCCGGACCTCCCCTTCGGGGAGAACGCCGACTTCCACGAAATCTTCAGTGCCCTGTATCCCCGCCTGGTGAGCTACGCCCGGCGGTACGGAGCCACTTACCCGGAAGATATTGCCCAGGAAGCCTTCGTCATCCTCATGCAGCGGGAAACGCCCGTGGAGCATCCGACGGCCTACCTCTATGGCACCGTCCGCACCCTCTCCCTCACCGAGCGCCGTCCCCTCAAGAACCAGTCCATCAGCCTCGAAGCCGTCATGGAACAGGGCAAGGGGCCGGACGCGGACGACGAACTCCTGAGCCAGGAGGTCCGGGAGCGCATGAAGACCCTGTCCCCCACATTCCGCGAGACCCTGTGGCTCTTCGTGGTCGAGGACCTGTCCATCCGCCAGATCGCGGATATCCTGGACATCCCCGAAGCGACCGTGAAGACCCGCATCCATCGCGCGAAGGCCCATCTCAGGAACCAGCTCAATTCATCCGGATCATCGGGAGGCCTCCATGTCCTGGCTTGA
- a CDS encoding helicase-associated domain-containing protein produces the protein MPQYWQEGPEGRTRLLKTMVFHLEDNKQLTNTLLDLDAAKLACLKALAEAERQPEPAFQEELLTLGLILPHAGQWVVPGRVADALADFDDAAFCFQAGPDVELIPAQPYGFALALTSVLLRCMGGIRVLKGGLPAKKELTQLLFRNAMLKDERDATLVFGLLHRLGLLWNREGRVDTLLPAVLSHAPRWVPERAFAILLEHDLKLWNMPPADDRTFFMQHLLERRGQVLAVKPFLAFLQTLHPLDAGRTETVFLPFLGRMGLVDLDASGQHVRLSAHGEALAQEYLLRDHRGTEPHWTLLQADQPLVIQPTLEVLTPMVQNPHRLLRVAQMAEVEILDAMVTLRIGSDTLVRALDTGLTLEEMNGLLGAPAAAVPQPLAQLLEDLARRLGEVEVQQGCRLVRARSAALADELMLRPELATLNLQRISETVLEANGPGNAFALLKQAGFLPKPGRFLPVSIDGDESLYLWSLACLSFVDEQGMNHHLDPVRQIIHAALQRIQAEDPNLYQEVRRRVPMLHMGMGAQAAEETQRIIEYAASYNLMVELTYLPLAAHRPQLRKVTPQGVDGEHLRGFCHLHQEVMTFRLSRIMGVRLLNERGWTPPVTTQAG, from the coding sequence GTGCCCCAGTACTGGCAGGAGGGCCCCGAGGGGCGCACGCGGCTCCTGAAGACGATGGTCTTCCACCTGGAGGACAACAAGCAGCTCACCAACACGCTCCTGGACCTGGACGCGGCCAAGCTGGCCTGCCTCAAGGCCCTGGCGGAGGCGGAGCGGCAGCCCGAGCCCGCGTTCCAGGAGGAGCTCCTGACCCTGGGCCTCATCCTGCCCCACGCGGGGCAGTGGGTGGTGCCGGGCCGGGTGGCGGATGCCTTGGCCGACTTCGACGACGCGGCCTTCTGCTTCCAGGCCGGCCCCGACGTGGAGCTGATTCCCGCGCAGCCCTACGGCTTCGCCCTGGCCCTCACCTCCGTGCTGCTCCGCTGCATGGGCGGGATCCGGGTCCTGAAGGGCGGCCTTCCCGCCAAGAAGGAGCTCACCCAGCTCCTCTTCCGGAACGCCATGCTCAAGGACGAGCGGGACGCCACCCTCGTCTTCGGCCTCCTGCACCGCCTGGGCCTGCTGTGGAACCGGGAGGGCCGGGTGGACACCCTGCTGCCCGCCGTCCTCAGCCACGCGCCGCGCTGGGTGCCGGAGCGCGCCTTCGCCATCCTCCTGGAGCACGACCTCAAGCTCTGGAACATGCCCCCGGCCGATGACCGGACCTTCTTCATGCAGCACCTGCTGGAACGCCGGGGCCAGGTCCTGGCCGTGAAGCCCTTCCTGGCCTTCCTCCAGACCCTCCATCCCCTGGACGCGGGGCGCACCGAGACGGTCTTCCTGCCCTTCCTGGGCCGCATGGGCCTGGTGGACCTGGACGCCTCGGGCCAGCACGTGCGCCTCAGCGCCCACGGCGAGGCCCTCGCCCAGGAGTACCTGCTCCGGGACCACCGCGGCACCGAGCCGCACTGGACCCTCCTCCAGGCCGACCAGCCCCTGGTCATCCAGCCCACCCTGGAGGTGCTGACCCCCATGGTGCAGAACCCCCACCGCCTCCTGCGCGTGGCCCAGATGGCCGAGGTGGAGATCCTGGACGCCATGGTCACCCTGCGCATCGGCTCCGACACCCTCGTGCGCGCGCTGGACACCGGCCTGACCCTGGAGGAGATGAACGGCCTCCTCGGCGCCCCCGCCGCCGCGGTGCCCCAGCCCCTGGCCCAGCTCCTGGAGGACCTGGCCCGGCGCCTGGGCGAGGTGGAGGTCCAGCAGGGCTGCCGCCTCGTGCGGGCCCGCAGCGCCGCCCTGGCCGACGAGCTCATGCTTCGGCCCGAGCTGGCCACGCTGAATCTGCAGCGCATCTCCGAGACGGTCCTGGAGGCCAACGGCCCCGGCAATGCCTTCGCCCTCCTGAAGCAGGCCGGCTTCCTGCCAAAGCCCGGCCGCTTCCTCCCCGTGAGCATCGACGGCGACGAGTCCCTGTATCTCTGGTCCCTGGCCTGCCTTTCCTTCGTGGACGAACAGGGCATGAACCACCACCTGGACCCCGTCCGCCAGATCATCCACGCCGCGCTCCAGCGGATCCAGGCCGAGGACCCCAACCTCTACCAGGAGGTCCGCCGGCGCGTGCCCATGCTCCACATGGGCATGGGGGCCCAGGCCGCCGAGGAGACCCAGCGGATCATCGAATACGCGGCCAGCTACAACCTCATGGTGGAACTCACCTACCTGCCGCTGGCGGCCCACCGGCCGCAGCTCCGCAAGGTGACCCCCCAGGGCGTCGACGGCGAGCACCTGCGGGGCTTCTGCCACCTCCACCAGGAGGTCATGACCTTCCGCCTGAGCCGCATCATGGGCGTCCGCCTCCTCAACGAGCGCGGCTGGACCCCGCCGGTCACGACCCAGGCGGGGTGA
- a CDS encoding DNA repair helicase XPB: MIALRPENPLIVQSDRTLLLEVAHPRFEEVRDDLARFAELVKSPEHIHTYRITPLSLWNASASGVSCEEMTATLERWSKYPVPQNLLQEIQDHGTRYGRLRLVQRGERLALEMDDRGLFYELENQRSLQGLLAEPYPDQRGIFLEEGKRGEAKLQLIRLGHPVQDMAGFKPGDPLPFRLRDTLAGTGRPFGLRPYQQAAVDVFHAGGGPEGGAGVLVLPCGAGKTVIAIGCMARLQTHTLVLTTNVTAVKQWKQELLDKTDLRDDQIGLYTGDTKEIRPVTIATYQILTYRKSKGSPFEHFKLFQAANWGLVIHDEVHMLPAPVFRAVAELQAKRRLGLTATLVREDGKEEDVFSLIGPKRVDVPWKTLEKDGFIATAHCLEIRVPLPSEERMAYAVADQRARFRIASENSLKLNVLDELLAGHPEDSILIIGQYLEQLRIIGERLEAPVLTGQTPEREREDLYRRFREGALRILIVSKVANFAIDLPDASVAVQVSGTFGSRQEEAQRLGRILRPKGVRNVSYFYSLISRDTSEQEFARNRQLFLTEQGYRYLIESRSLGEDGLSEPAVWKGLLAETGHP; the protein is encoded by the coding sequence GTGATCGCCCTACGCCCGGAAAACCCCCTGATCGTCCAGAGCGACCGGACCCTGCTCCTGGAGGTGGCGCACCCCCGCTTCGAGGAGGTCCGGGACGACCTGGCCCGGTTCGCGGAGCTCGTGAAGTCCCCGGAGCACATCCACACCTACCGCATCACCCCCCTCTCCCTCTGGAACGCGTCCGCCTCGGGCGTGTCCTGCGAGGAGATGACCGCCACCCTGGAGCGCTGGTCGAAGTATCCGGTGCCCCAGAACCTGCTCCAGGAGATCCAGGACCACGGGACCCGCTACGGGCGCCTGCGCCTCGTGCAGCGGGGGGAGCGCCTGGCCCTGGAGATGGACGACCGGGGCCTCTTCTACGAGCTGGAGAACCAGCGCAGCCTGCAGGGCCTCCTGGCCGAGCCCTACCCCGACCAGCGGGGCATCTTCCTGGAGGAGGGCAAGCGGGGCGAGGCCAAGCTCCAGCTGATCCGCCTGGGCCACCCCGTGCAGGACATGGCGGGCTTCAAGCCGGGGGACCCCCTGCCGTTCCGCCTGCGGGACACCCTGGCCGGGACGGGCCGACCCTTCGGGTTGCGGCCCTACCAGCAGGCGGCGGTGGACGTGTTCCACGCCGGGGGCGGACCGGAGGGGGGCGCGGGCGTCCTCGTGCTTCCCTGCGGCGCCGGCAAGACGGTCATCGCCATCGGCTGCATGGCCCGGCTCCAGACCCACACCCTCGTCCTCACCACCAACGTCACCGCGGTCAAGCAGTGGAAGCAGGAGCTCCTGGACAAGACCGACCTCCGGGACGACCAGATCGGTCTCTACACCGGCGACACCAAGGAGATCCGGCCGGTGACCATCGCCACCTACCAGATCCTCACCTACCGGAAGAGCAAGGGCAGCCCCTTCGAGCACTTCAAGCTCTTCCAGGCCGCCAACTGGGGCCTGGTGATCCACGACGAGGTGCACATGCTGCCCGCGCCCGTCTTCCGGGCGGTGGCGGAGCTGCAGGCCAAGCGGCGCCTGGGCCTCACCGCCACCCTCGTGCGGGAGGACGGCAAGGAGGAGGACGTCTTCTCCCTCATCGGTCCCAAGCGCGTGGACGTGCCCTGGAAGACCCTGGAGAAGGACGGCTTCATCGCCACCGCCCACTGCCTGGAGATCCGGGTGCCCCTGCCCAGCGAGGAGCGCATGGCCTACGCGGTCGCGGATCAGCGGGCGCGTTTCCGCATCGCCTCCGAGAACAGCCTGAAGCTGAACGTGCTGGACGAGCTGCTCGCCGGCCATCCGGAGGACAGCATCCTGATCATCGGCCAGTACCTGGAGCAGCTCCGCATCATCGGCGAGCGCCTCGAGGCGCCGGTCCTCACGGGCCAGACCCCGGAGCGGGAGCGGGAGGACCTGTATCGCCGCTTCCGGGAGGGGGCCCTCCGGATCCTCATCGTGAGCAAGGTGGCCAACTTCGCCATCGACTTGCCGGACGCCAGCGTGGCCGTCCAGGTCAGCGGCACCTTCGGCTCCCGCCAGGAGGAGGCCCAGCGCCTGGGCCGCATCCTGCGCCCCAAGGGGGTCCGCAACGTCTCCTACTTCTACAGCCTCATCAGCCGGGACACCTCCGAGCAGGAGTTCGCCCGGAACCGACAGCTCTTCCTCACCGAGCAGGGCTACCGCTACCTCATCGAGAGCCGCAGCCTGGGCGAGGACGGCCTCAGCGAGCCGGCCGTGTGGAAGGGCCTCCTGGCGGAGACGGGGCACCCCTGA
- a CDS encoding phosphatidylglycerophosphatase A family protein translates to MAGTAAPRWAWWAATGLGSGRLRPAPGTWGSLAALLAWVPFARAVHGAPAWLGELVFLALPLAMTGLAIAASDRVVAETGDKDPGYIVADEWAGVWIALWAVRWEAAGALAAPGPWTLAVHLGVPFLLFRLFDIWKPWPVRQIQVLPGGAGIVADDVVAGLYALPLSQLLVPLLLRAR, encoded by the coding sequence GTGGCCGGGACCGCCGCCCCCCGCTGGGCCTGGTGGGCCGCCACGGGCCTGGGGTCGGGCCGGCTCCGGCCCGCCCCGGGCACGTGGGGCAGCCTGGCGGCCCTCCTCGCCTGGGTCCCCTTCGCCCGCGCGGTCCACGGCGCTCCCGCCTGGCTCGGGGAGCTGGTCTTCCTGGCCCTCCCCCTCGCCATGACCGGGCTGGCCATCGCCGCCTCCGACCGGGTGGTGGCCGAAACGGGGGACAAGGACCCGGGCTACATCGTCGCCGACGAGTGGGCGGGGGTGTGGATCGCCCTCTGGGCCGTGCGGTGGGAGGCGGCCGGGGCCCTGGCGGCGCCGGGGCCCTGGACCCTGGCCGTGCACCTGGGCGTGCCCTTCCTCCTCTTCCGGCTCTTCGACATCTGGAAGCCCTGGCCCGTCCGGCAAATCCAGGTCCTGCCCGGCGGGGCCGGCATCGTGGCCGACGACGTCGTGGCCGGCCTCTACGCCCTGCCCCTCAGCCAGCTCCTGGTCCCCCTCCTGCTCCGGGCGCGCTGA
- a CDS encoding OsmC family protein, translating to MSEALSTTITWRGSTADPAYGRVSELTKPGGRAAIPASSTAAFGGDPACWNPEDLFAGALANCYMLTFLALAAKTRLDVRGFSGTAEATMETVDRVSRVAAVTFRPTITVAPGTDHAKVAEMFHKAHKYCVIANSFNGRIVADPTVVEG from the coding sequence ATGTCCGAAGCCCTTTCCACCACCATCACCTGGCGCGGCAGCACGGCCGATCCCGCCTACGGCCGGGTCTCCGAACTGACCAAGCCGGGGGGCCGCGCCGCCATCCCCGCCAGCAGCACCGCCGCCTTCGGCGGCGACCCCGCCTGCTGGAACCCCGAGGACCTCTTCGCCGGGGCCCTGGCCAACTGCTACATGCTCACCTTCCTGGCCCTGGCCGCCAAGACCCGCCTGGACGTGCGGGGCTTCAGCGGCACCGCCGAGGCCACGATGGAAACCGTGGACCGGGTGAGCCGGGTGGCCGCCGTCACCTTCCGGCCCACCATCACCGTGGCCCCCGGCACCGACCACGCCAAGGTGGCCGAGATGTTCCACAAGGCCCACAAGTACTGCGTCATCGCCAACAGCTTCAACGGCCGCATCGTCGCCGATCCCACCGTGGTGGAAGGCTAG
- a CDS encoding IS5 family transposase — protein sequence MPRPLPSDDSGNFADAALGCVRNLICDAHGNPLDFLVTPGQAHESRSAEGLLCGWQAEYVFGDRAYDGNPVRKAIEAMGATAVIPPHPRRKNPAAWDSHLYKARHAIEHGFAKLKQFRALATRFDKTARSFSAQVALACIVIWLRL from the coding sequence GTGCCGCGGCCGCTCCCCTCGGATGATTCAGGCAACTTTGCGGACGCTGCACTAGGCTGTGTTCGGAATCTGATCTGCGATGCCCACGGTAATCCTTTGGATTTCCTGGTCACTCCGGGGCAAGCCCATGAAAGCCGGTCTGCTGAAGGATTGCTGTGCGGTTGGCAGGCAGAGTACGTGTTCGGAGATCGGGCCTACGATGGGAACCCGGTAAGGAAGGCGATCGAGGCCATGGGTGCGACAGCCGTCATCCCACCTCATCCCCGGCGCAAGAATCCGGCGGCCTGGGACTCACACCTATACAAGGCCCGCCATGCCATCGAGCATGGGTTCGCCAAGCTCAAACAGTTCAGGGCGCTGGCCACCAGGTTCGACAAAACGGCGCGAAGTTTCTCAGCCCAGGTGGCTTTGGCCTGCATCGTGATCTGGCTGAGGCTATGA